In bacterium, a single window of DNA contains:
- a CDS encoding TetR/AcrR family transcriptional regulator, whose amino-acid sequence MSTASDTGVSAESRNTRQNILDAALEIFAERGFDGAKTRDIAERAGANLGLIKYYFDTKENLWKTAVDLAFTQLSKAFGSTARSAAAGCERDQLEDMTRRLVHFAAAHPHFIQLMNDEGKRPGPRMRWLVQRHVKPLYRDFSERLERLQKLGIAPMLPAPSFHYILVGAACLIFSQAAECEEVSGVDPTRPEVVKEHADALVQLLLGRR is encoded by the coding sequence ATGAGCACGGCGAGCGATACGGGAGTTTCTGCAGAATCGAGGAACACCCGGCAGAATATTCTCGACGCCGCGCTCGAAATCTTCGCCGAGCGCGGCTTCGACGGTGCAAAGACCCGCGATATCGCAGAGCGAGCGGGCGCAAACCTGGGCCTGATCAAGTACTACTTCGACACGAAGGAAAATCTCTGGAAGACGGCGGTTGATCTTGCCTTCACCCAGTTGTCGAAAGCCTTTGGCTCCACGGCCCGCAGCGCAGCCGCGGGCTGCGAGCGCGACCAACTAGAAGACATGACGAGGCGTCTCGTGCATTTCGCGGCGGCTCATCCCCACTTCATCCAGTTGATGAACGACGAAGGAAAACGCCCGGGTCCGCGCATGCGCTGGCTGGTCCAGAGGCACGTCAAGCCGCTCTACCGGGATTTCTCCGAGAGGCTCGAACGCCTGCAGAAACTCGGCATCGCACCGATGCTACCGGCTCCGAGCTTTCACTATATCCTGGTCGGAGCGGCCTGCCTGATCTTCAGCCAGGCCGCAGAGTGCGAGGAAGTCAGCGGAGTCGACCCGACCCGGCCCGAAGTGGTCAAAGAGCACGCAGATGCTCTCGTGCAACTCTTGCTCGGGCGTCGCTGA